The following are encoded together in the Capsulimonas corticalis genome:
- a CDS encoding putative bifunctional diguanylate cyclase/phosphodiesterase yields MPTQDPISSTHGAQFPEGNSPAQAGSTSSQVPIPLPGGQDNSPFFLESMSPSDDDLRRSEARYRALVLATTQMIWTAGPDGDLTSVQPALSDFLGMPEDHLKERGWLSAVSPEEREAVTKLWRQCVAQHIMFDSECRLRRHDGVYRDFFIRSVPVLEPSGSVREWVGACRDITERKEASEIIRWQAFHDSLTGLPNRTLFLDRLRQALAIAGRKREQAAVLILDIDRFKDVNDTLGHAAGDALLQEVAERLRISLRAEDTLARMGGDEFTLMMPSLKDAQDAAHVAQKLIENLRRPVIVDGHELFVTASIGISIFPHDGEEDQTLLRHADQAMYRAKSQGRNGYQLFTETMNADALGRLLLEHSLYKGLGRGEFSLYYQPQIEMNTWSIGSVEALIRWRHPTLGLLLPGQFIPLAEEIGLIVPLGEWVLREACRQGALWREQGRSIRIAINLSARQFEQAGLVEMVQSALQDSGFPAELLDLELTESTIIQNKDNAAETLGTLRELGVRICIDDFGTGYSSLSYLRRFPLDVLKIDRSFVTGLAEDARDQAVVRALIDLAHALGLVVIAEGVENVAQRNTLFDLGCDVMQGFLFSPALSVEEVDIFLDTIPNTRRH; encoded by the coding sequence ATGCCGACCCAAGACCCCATATCTTCCACGCATGGCGCGCAATTCCCGGAAGGGAATTCGCCTGCCCAAGCCGGCTCCACGTCCTCTCAGGTTCCAATCCCGCTGCCGGGAGGGCAGGATAACTCCCCCTTTTTCCTCGAATCGATGTCGCCGTCCGACGACGATCTGCGCCGAAGCGAAGCCCGGTACCGCGCGCTTGTCCTCGCGACGACCCAAATGATCTGGACCGCCGGCCCCGATGGGGATTTGACCTCCGTGCAGCCGGCGCTCAGCGACTTTCTTGGGATGCCGGAAGATCATCTCAAGGAGCGGGGGTGGCTCTCGGCAGTCTCGCCCGAAGAGCGGGAGGCCGTGACGAAGCTGTGGCGCCAGTGTGTCGCCCAGCATATCATGTTCGACTCCGAGTGCCGTCTGCGCCGTCATGACGGCGTTTACCGTGACTTCTTCATCCGCTCCGTTCCGGTGCTGGAGCCCAGCGGCTCCGTGCGCGAATGGGTCGGCGCCTGCCGGGACATCACCGAGCGCAAGGAAGCGAGCGAGATCATTCGCTGGCAGGCCTTTCATGACTCGCTGACCGGACTCCCCAACCGGACGCTGTTCCTCGATCGTCTGCGCCAGGCGCTCGCGATCGCGGGACGCAAGCGCGAACAGGCCGCCGTTCTGATCCTCGATATCGACCGCTTCAAAGACGTCAACGACACGCTGGGCCATGCGGCCGGCGATGCGCTTTTGCAGGAAGTGGCGGAGCGCCTGCGCATCTCCCTGCGCGCCGAGGATACCCTGGCGCGCATGGGCGGCGACGAGTTCACGCTGATGATGCCCAGCCTCAAGGACGCGCAGGACGCCGCCCATGTGGCGCAGAAGCTGATCGAGAACCTGCGCCGGCCGGTCATCGTGGACGGACACGAGCTGTTTGTCACCGCCAGCATCGGCATCAGCATCTTCCCGCACGACGGCGAGGAAGATCAGACTCTGCTGCGCCACGCCGACCAGGCGATGTACCGCGCGAAGTCGCAGGGGCGCAATGGCTACCAACTCTTCACGGAGACGATGAACGCCGACGCGCTCGGCCGTCTGCTGCTGGAGCACAGTCTCTACAAAGGGCTGGGGCGGGGCGAGTTCAGCCTTTACTATCAGCCGCAGATCGAGATGAACACGTGGAGCATCGGAAGCGTCGAAGCGCTGATCCGGTGGCGCCATCCCACCCTCGGGCTGCTGCTGCCCGGCCAGTTTATCCCGCTCGCCGAAGAGATCGGCCTGATCGTCCCGCTGGGCGAATGGGTGCTGCGCGAGGCGTGCCGCCAGGGCGCGCTGTGGCGCGAGCAGGGACGCAGCATTCGGATCGCGATCAACCTCTCCGCGCGCCAGTTCGAACAAGCCGGCCTGGTGGAGATGGTGCAGAGCGCATTGCAGGATTCCGGGTTCCCGGCCGAGCTGCTCGATCTGGAGCTGACCGAGAGCACGATTATCCAGAACAAGGACAACGCCGCCGAGACGCTGGGGACGCTCAGAGAACTGGGCGTCCGGATCTGCATCGATGACTTCGGCACCGGGTATTCCTCGCTTTCTTATCTGCGGCGCTTTCCGCTGGATGTGCTGAAGATCGACCGCTCGTTCGTCACCGGCCTCGCCGAAGACGCGCGCGATCAGGCCGTCGTGCGCGCCCTGATCGATCTCGCGCACGCGCTGGGCCTGGTCGTCATCGCCGAAGGCGTGGAGAATGTCGCCCAGCGCAACACCCTCTTCGACCTGGGCTGCGACGTCATGCAGGGCTTTCTCTTCAGTCCCGCCCTCAGCGTCGAAGAGGTCGATATCTTCCTGGACACCATCCCCAACACCCGCCGTCACTAA
- a CDS encoding DinB family protein: MPTTIQNFLAEFTPKAAENLIAALLRLPEDKRLWAPSPTARPALSLVAECALNNSYTVDMIETRQWTAGTMEEYFQEQTDLMNGDWATLEALLRKNTERFTACVRDLPDDVLGDEITMPFGKFTMTHTISYPYWNMSYHEGQINYIASILDRLNEA; this comes from the coding sequence ATGCCGACCACCATCCAGAACTTCCTCGCCGAATTCACGCCCAAGGCCGCGGAGAACCTGATCGCCGCCCTCCTTCGACTGCCGGAAGACAAGCGCCTCTGGGCGCCCTCTCCCACGGCGCGCCCCGCGCTCAGCCTGGTGGCGGAGTGCGCGCTCAACAACAGCTACACGGTGGATATGATTGAGACCCGGCAGTGGACCGCCGGAACGATGGAGGAGTATTTCCAGGAGCAAACCGACCTGATGAACGGCGATTGGGCGACCCTGGAAGCGCTGCTGCGCAAAAACACGGAGCGGTTCACGGCGTGCGTCCGCGATCTGCCCGATGACGTTCTCGGCGACGAAATCACGATGCCGTTCGGCAAGTTCACGATGACGCATACGATCTCCTATCCCTACTGGAATATGTCGTATCATGAAGGGCAGATCAACTATATCGCGTCGATCCTAGATCGTCTCAATGAAGCGTAA
- a CDS encoding helix-turn-helix transcriptional regulator — MYYPTTRVLTVLEMLQSHQSITGAEIAERLEVDIRTARRYIAMLEELGIPVMADRGRHGGYRLMPGFKLPPLMLNTDEALSIMLGLLAARKLGLAAHAPGVEGALAKVGRVLPDTVRDRVRAVEESLIWDLGERSNGGLGTSVVLALSLAAREHRQVALCYRRPDGETTERVFDPYGLVCRYGRWYATGHCHLRQDLRLFRLDRVLDAKELASGFERPKNFDVLAAVLTALGSVPKHFALEVVIHTSLEHARWVISAGVAVLEECEEGVLLRGYTENLDWIAQLLPSLGCRLDIRHPPELRDALRRHADQIHEWLETPKEPGSSRE; from the coding sequence ATGTATTATCCCACCACGCGCGTATTGACGGTGCTGGAGATGCTGCAATCGCATCAGTCGATCACCGGCGCGGAGATCGCGGAGCGCCTCGAGGTGGATATCCGCACGGCGCGTCGCTATATCGCGATGCTGGAGGAGCTGGGGATCCCCGTGATGGCCGACCGGGGCCGTCACGGCGGGTATCGATTGATGCCCGGCTTCAAGCTGCCGCCCTTGATGCTCAACACGGATGAAGCCCTGAGCATCATGCTCGGACTGCTCGCGGCCCGCAAACTGGGCTTGGCCGCCCACGCGCCGGGCGTGGAGGGCGCGCTCGCCAAGGTAGGTCGCGTGCTGCCGGACACTGTGCGCGACCGGGTGCGCGCCGTGGAGGAGTCGCTGATCTGGGACCTGGGCGAACGCTCGAACGGCGGCCTGGGAACGTCGGTGGTGCTGGCGCTGAGTCTGGCCGCGCGGGAGCACCGGCAAGTGGCGCTTTGCTATCGCCGCCCGGACGGGGAAACCACGGAGCGCGTCTTCGACCCGTATGGCCTGGTCTGCCGCTACGGACGGTGGTACGCGACCGGGCATTGCCACCTGCGCCAGGATCTGCGCCTGTTCCGATTGGACCGCGTGCTGGACGCCAAGGAGCTGGCCTCCGGATTTGAGCGCCCTAAAAACTTCGATGTCCTCGCCGCCGTCTTAACGGCGCTCGGAAGCGTCCCCAAGCACTTCGCGCTGGAAGTCGTAATCCACACCAGTTTGGAGCACGCACGCTGGGTCATCAGCGCCGGTGTGGCCGTATTGGAGGAATGCGAGGAGGGCGTACTGCTGCGCGGTTATACTGAAAACCTGGACTGGATCGCCCAGCTATTGCCGAGTCTCGGCTGCCGACTCGATATCCGCCATCCTCCCGAACTGCGCGACGCTCTTCGCCGGCACGCCGATCAAATCCACGAATGGCTGGAGACGCCCAAGGAGCCGGGCAGTTCGCGGGAGTAA
- a CDS encoding ATPase, T2SS/T4P/T4SS family produces the protein MNDDEQNDLLTFDEALQVLGTSRPTLYRLLSSGDMRGLKVGKQWRFRRSDLHLYMDRGPVAAAIASSPELDSELAFFTGLTGRPSKASTAEEKIMEVIENIMADAIARKASDIHFEACVLDGAPVILLRYRIDGVLQEIRRIPGEMEDAMIARWKIMADMNVGLKNVPQDGRIPLKHAGKDFDLRVAITPVVFGEAATIRILDRSSVLLGLDKLGLTHDSLEQILRLTRQPNGLIVIAGPTGSGKTTTAYSCLLQGSGPERKTITIEDPVECQLNYTTQIQMNPRAGLTFAAGLRSIMRQDPDVIFAGETRDDEILKLELEASLTGHLVVTTLHATDAPSAISRLLNMGVAGHVLTLSLTGVIAQRLARRICPNCREEADLSQMVQFDTWRRLAAEGGYELPDDAKFYHGKGCENCGGRGYRGRLGIFEIIEMSEPLAAAITRGADEEEISEVALEYGMRTFWADGLRKAVAGETTVDELQRVIFTVA, from the coding sequence ATGAACGACGACGAACAAAATGACTTGCTGACGTTTGATGAAGCGCTGCAAGTGCTGGGGACCAGCCGGCCCACATTGTATCGATTGCTCAGTTCCGGCGACATGCGCGGACTGAAGGTCGGCAAGCAATGGCGCTTTCGACGCAGCGACCTTCATCTGTATATGGATCGCGGCCCGGTCGCCGCGGCGATCGCGTCCAGCCCGGAGCTGGATAGCGAGCTGGCGTTTTTTACCGGGCTGACCGGTCGCCCATCAAAGGCAAGCACGGCGGAGGAGAAGATCATGGAAGTGATTGAAAACATCATGGCCGACGCGATCGCCCGCAAGGCGAGCGATATCCACTTTGAAGCCTGCGTGCTGGACGGCGCGCCCGTGATTTTACTGCGCTATCGGATCGATGGGGTTTTGCAGGAGATCCGGCGGATCCCGGGAGAGATGGAGGATGCGATGATCGCTCGCTGGAAGATCATGGCGGATATGAATGTCGGTCTCAAGAACGTACCCCAGGATGGCCGTATTCCCCTCAAGCACGCCGGCAAGGATTTCGATCTTCGCGTGGCGATCACGCCGGTCGTCTTCGGCGAAGCCGCGACTATCCGTATTCTCGATAGATCTTCGGTGCTGCTGGGATTGGACAAGCTTGGGCTGACCCACGACAGCCTGGAGCAGATCTTGCGCTTGACCCGCCAGCCCAATGGGCTTATCGTGATCGCCGGCCCTACCGGCAGCGGCAAGACGACAACGGCCTACAGCTGTCTGCTGCAAGGCTCCGGTCCCGAGCGCAAAACGATCACGATCGAAGATCCTGTCGAATGCCAGCTGAACTACACCACGCAGATCCAGATGAACCCGCGCGCCGGGCTGACCTTCGCCGCGGGTCTGCGGTCCATTATGCGCCAGGACCCGGACGTGATCTTCGCCGGCGAGACCAGGGACGACGAAATTCTGAAGCTGGAGCTGGAAGCGTCGCTGACCGGTCATCTGGTGGTGACGACGCTCCATGCGACCGACGCTCCCTCCGCCATCAGCCGACTCCTGAATATGGGCGTCGCCGGCCACGTCTTGACGCTCAGTCTGACCGGGGTGATCGCGCAGCGGCTCGCGCGACGGATCTGCCCGAATTGCCGCGAGGAAGCCGATCTCTCGCAGATGGTCCAGTTCGACACCTGGCGCCGCCTCGCCGCCGAAGGCGGCTACGAGCTGCCCGACGACGCCAAATTCTATCACGGCAAAGGGTGCGAAAACTGCGGAGGTCGGGGATATCGGGGGCGGCTGGGCATTTTCGAGATCATCGAGATGAGCGAACCGCTGGCGGCCGCGATCACCCGAGGCGCCGACGAAGAAGAAATCTCCGAAGTCGCGCTCGAATACGGCATGCGAACCTTCTGGGCCGACGGCCTGCGAAAAGCCGTCGCCGGCGAGACGACGGTGGACGAACTCCAGCGAGTCATCTTCACGGTCGCCTGA